TGTCTTTATTCTCCACTCCCTCTTCCTTATCACGATACTGTAACCATCAATGAAATAAGGAGTGGAAAAAGAGACTCCGTCTATGTCCTTAACTTCAAGAGAGGAAATAGCAACATCTATATCTCCATCTTTAAGTGCCATAAGAAGTTCATTCTCTGGAACATTAATAATAAATGGAGATGCTGATATTCTCTTTCCTATCTCTTTTATCAAATCCACATCAAACCCATGCTTATCTGAACACTCTATAAAAGAAAAAGGCTTGTTATTAAGATCCATCCCAACAACAAACACCTTTTTCTTTAAAATTCTCTCAAGTGTGCAATGCATAAGAGTTATATTTACATTATTCTCACCCTTTATAGCATCAATCTTCTTTGTTAGAGTCTTATACCCTTTCTTCTCAAATTTAAGGGTGTATGTCTTTTCTTCAAATGAGTCTTTAAATAAAAAATTTCCACTACTATCTGTAAACTGGGAAATTCCCAGATCCTCTATCTCAACTTTAACTCCCTCTATAGGGGAACCTGAATCATCCCTTACTCTTCCCTTTATTATAACCTCCTCCCTTCCGCATGAGGAAAGGAGGAGGGTCATAATTATAATAGGAAGGATTAACTTCTTCACGGATTAATTGTGTATGGATTTGACATCACCGGGGTTGGAGATTTACTTGTTGATACAGACAGGGTGTATGTTCCAGGGGTTGATGGATTTCTTATATTACAGAAATAGGAGAAGGATATATCTACCCTTCCACCTGAAACAATAGGGATTGGTGTGTATAGAAGTATTGACCTTGATGAGAGATAGATTATTGGATAAGAGGTTAATGGAGTGGAATTTATACTTACATTTGAAGGTGAAATTACAGATGGAAGAGATGTTCCAACAGGGAATGTTATCATTATCCAGTCTCCTGTTGAAAGAGAGGTAGATGGCGAAAGATTAAAGGAAATAAAATAGGATGCAGTATATCCTGCCTTCGGCGGATAGGGTGATACCGTTACTCCTGAAACAGGAGGTGATGGTGGGAAGTATGTATTTATGTAGGCATAGGCAACATATCCAAGAGAGGGAACTTCGCATTTGAGTGTTGCACTTGTCCCTGAGGATAGGGTAAAGTATATTGTTTTTGAACTTCCAGTTGGAGTTATGTAGCCATTTCCAGAAATTACAGTCCAGACATAGGAAACTCCATAAATTGGATTTCCACATGAATCATA
This Caldisericia bacterium DNA region includes the following protein-coding sequences:
- a CDS encoding transporter substrate-binding domain-containing protein; the protein is MKKLILPIIIMTLLLSSCGREEVIIKGRVRDDSGSPIEGVKVEIEDLGISQFTDSSGNFLFKDSFEEKTYTLKFEKKGYKTLTKKIDAIKGENNVNITLMHCTLERILKKKVFVVGMDLNNKPFSFIECSDKHGFDVDLIKEIGKRISASPFIINVPENELLMALKDGDIDVAISSLEVKDIDGVSFSTPYFIDGYSIVIRKREWRIKTGSDLKGKVVEITDKRILKRIKELFPGIKRVEYEENIERAMADLDKVFVDAVVSPYSLAAYYCNRYKKVKMIDYLFGEKKYVIAVRSSDKELLEKIDEILLEMVKDGSYNKIFSKWFYPLDSTSIVSYNKKRNEQEER